One part of the Parasphingorhabdus sp. SCSIO 66989 genome encodes these proteins:
- the ftsH gene encoding ATP-dependent zinc metalloprotease FtsH, which produces MNDDQEPNTPNPWIRNMLIWAGVIIALLVVVSMFNSGGANSRATEISYSQFRDRISAGTLTKVEIAEDQIVGISSDGSRVVATPVGSDASLVELLESKQIEYTGRAPEKTSLLTVILIQALPFVLIIAIAFFIMRQVQKGGGAGGAMGFGKSKAKMLTEKQGKVTFADVAGIDEAREELQEIVEFLKDPARFARLGGQIPKGALLVGSPGTGKTLLARAIAGEAGVPFFTISGSDFVEMFVGVGASRVRDMFEQAKKNAPCIVFIDEIDAVGRSRGHGLGNSNDEREQTLNQLLVEMDGFEANEGIIIIAATNRPDVLDPALLRPGRFDRQVVVPVPDIDGREKILEVHMKKVPLAPDVSSRIIARGTPGFSGADLANLVNEAALLAARRSKRLVAMQEFEDAKDKVMMGSERKSMVMTEDEKKMTAYHEAGHAIVAVHEPASDPIHKATIIPRGRALGMVMRLPERDNYSYHRDKMYANLSVSMGGRVAEEIIFGYDKVSSGASGDIQYATQLARDMVTKWGMSDELGPVQYEEQADGYLGMGQTQRTMMSGDTSKAIDKEIRRIIDAGYDKAKQVLTDNEDQLHALAKALLEYETLTGDEIQAVIKGEEIDRNDKPSGPAITKPSVGAAIPKAGGRKGPFSNPNPEGA; this is translated from the coding sequence ATGAATGACGATCAGGAACCGAATACCCCCAATCCCTGGATCCGCAATATGCTTATCTGGGCGGGCGTTATCATTGCGCTGCTGGTGGTCGTGTCGATGTTCAATTCCGGCGGTGCCAATAGCCGCGCCACGGAAATCAGCTATTCGCAATTCCGTGACCGTATCTCAGCAGGGACTTTGACCAAGGTCGAGATAGCCGAGGACCAGATTGTCGGTATCTCCAGCGATGGTAGCCGCGTCGTCGCCACACCGGTGGGCAGCGATGCCAGCCTGGTCGAGCTGCTGGAAAGCAAGCAGATTGAATATACCGGTCGTGCGCCGGAGAAGACCAGCCTGCTAACCGTTATTCTGATTCAGGCACTGCCCTTTGTGCTGATTATCGCGATTGCCTTCTTCATTATGCGACAGGTGCAGAAAGGCGGCGGTGCTGGCGGCGCAATGGGCTTTGGCAAATCCAAGGCCAAGATGCTGACCGAGAAGCAGGGCAAGGTGACCTTTGCCGATGTTGCCGGCATCGATGAAGCGCGCGAGGAACTGCAGGAAATTGTCGAGTTTCTGAAAGACCCGGCGCGGTTTGCGCGGCTCGGTGGTCAAATTCCCAAGGGTGCTTTGCTGGTCGGTTCGCCCGGTACCGGTAAGACGCTGCTGGCGCGTGCCATTGCGGGTGAGGCGGGTGTGCCGTTCTTCACCATTTCCGGCTCGGACTTTGTTGAAATGTTTGTCGGCGTCGGTGCAAGCCGTGTCCGCGATATGTTTGAGCAGGCGAAGAAGAATGCGCCGTGCATTGTGTTTATCGACGAGATTGACGCGGTTGGCCGGTCGCGTGGCCATGGTCTGGGCAACTCCAATGACGAGCGCGAGCAGACGCTGAACCAGCTGCTGGTCGAAATGGACGGCTTTGAGGCCAATGAGGGCATCATCATCATCGCCGCGACCAACCGCCCCGATGTGCTTGATCCCGCGCTGCTGCGTCCGGGCCGCTTTGACCGTCAGGTTGTGGTGCCGGTGCCTGATATTGATGGCCGCGAGAAAATCCTTGAAGTGCATATGAAGAAGGTGCCGCTGGCGCCCGATGTCAGCTCGCGGATTATCGCGCGCGGCACCCCCGGTTTCTCCGGCGCAGACTTGGCCAACCTCGTCAATGAGGCTGCGCTGCTCGCCGCACGCCGCTCCAAACGTCTGGTTGCGATGCAGGAGTTTGAGGACGCCAAGGACAAGGTCATGATGGGCAGCGAGCGCAAGTCCATGGTGATGACCGAGGATGAGAAGAAGATGACCGCCTATCATGAGGCGGGCCATGCCATCGTCGCGGTCCATGAACCGGCGTCTGACCCGATCCACAAGGCCACGATCATCCCGCGTGGCCGTGCGCTGGGCATGGTGATGCGCCTGCCCGAGCGCGACAATTACAGCTATCACCGCGATAAAATGTACGCCAACCTCTCAGTCTCCATGGGCGGCCGCGTCGCCGAGGAAATCATCTTCGGCTATGACAAGGTATCCTCCGGAGCCTCGGGCGACATTCAATACGCCACGCAACTGGCGCGCGACATGGTCACCAAATGGGGCATGTCGGATGAGCTCGGCCCGGTGCAATATGAGGAACAGGCCGATGGTTATCTCGGCATGGGCCAGACCCAGCGCACCATGATGTCCGGCGACACCTCCAAGGCCATCGACAAGGAAATCCGGCGCATCATCGACGCCGGCTATGACAAGGCGAAACAGGTGCTGACCGATAATGAGGACCAGCTCCACGCGCTTGCCAAGGCATTGCTAGAATATGAAACGCTGACCGGCGATGAAATACAGGCCGTCATAAAGGGCGAGGAAATCGACCGCAACGACAAGCCCAGCGGCCCGGCGATCACCAAGCCAAGCGTTGGCGCAGCGATCCCCAAAGCCGGTGGCCGCAAAGGGCCGTTCAGCAATCCCAATCCTGAAGGGGCGTAG
- a CDS encoding endonuclease domain-containing protein — translation MARTPGSTYNRARKLRKTMTPPEIMLWQRLRTRPLNLKFRRQHPVGPYVLDFYCAAARTAIEIDGAVHDMGDNAERDQRRDDYLAKKGITVLRIAAQEVIDNADDAADQLVRAIADRA, via the coding sequence TATAACCGTGCCCGCAAATTGCGCAAAACCATGACCCCGCCAGAGATTATGCTCTGGCAAAGATTACGTACAAGGCCACTAAACCTGAAATTCCGCCGACAGCATCCTGTCGGACCTTATGTGTTGGATTTCTATTGCGCTGCTGCGAGAACGGCCATCGAGATTGATGGCGCGGTGCATGACATGGGTGACAATGCAGAGCGGGATCAAAGACGCGATGATTATCTGGCCAAGAAAGGCATTACTGTTCTGCGCATTGCTGCCCAGGAGGTTATCGATAATGCCGATGATGCAGCGGACCAGCTTGTTCGTGCTATAGCTGATAGGGCGTAA